One Methanobrevibacter wolinii SH DNA segment encodes these proteins:
- a CDS encoding MJ0144 family RNA dihydrouridine synthase-like protein: MAGICNGDFALKLIPYGFDTVTLGGFNIDKLSIDAGSKIIKRGRKEFDIPYSKIINFIDNEASKVKNNSDAKVSVNLRSVNPDKIIEVSKLDSVDIVEINCHCRQKELQLISCGQAMLKRPDLKEYINEVVNKSHSEVSVKIRGNVNGVDTLNISRLIDDSGADYLHVDAMKPGVSDADYDLITDISENTDIFIIGNNSIDSLDKARKMLNSGANGFSIARAAISGKLNFNLNDL, encoded by the coding sequence ATGGCTGGTATTTGTAATGGTGATTTTGCATTAAAATTAATCCCTTATGGTTTTGATACTGTTACATTAGGTGGATTTAATATTGATAAATTATCTATTGATGCAGGCTCTAAGATTATTAAACGAGGAAGAAAAGAGTTTGATATACCTTATTCTAAAATTATAAATTTTATTGATAATGAAGCATCTAAAGTTAAAAATAATTCTGATGCTAAAGTTTCTGTTAATTTACGAAGTGTTAATCCAGATAAAATCATTGAGGTTAGTAAACTTGATTCTGTTGATATAGTTGAAATTAATTGTCATTGTAGACAAAAAGAATTACAATTAATTTCTTGTGGTCAAGCAATGCTTAAACGTCCTGATTTAAAAGAGTATATTAATGAAGTTGTAAATAAGTCTCATTCTGAAGTTTCTGTTAAAATAAGAGGAAATGTTAATGGAGTTGATACATTAAATATTTCAAGACTTATTGATGATTCTGGTGCAGATTATTTACATGTTGATGCAATGAAACCTGGTGTTTCTGATGCAGATTATGATTTAATTACTGATATATCTGAAAATACTGATATTTTTATAATTGGAAATAATTCTATTGATTCTTTAGATAAAGCAAGAAAAATGTTAAATTCAGGTGCAAATGGTTTTTCAATAGCTCGTGCTGCAATAAGTGGAAAATTAAATTTTAATTTAAATGATTTGTAG
- a CDS encoding precorrin-2 dehydrogenase/sirohydrochlorin ferrochelatase family protein encodes MSWLSLYFDVKDKNIFVLGTGEVATRRAIRFLDKGANLVLAGDKLNNLLVEKGAKLIKIYTNLYVFDEDTQIKYMESNKKLIKREVEKADFIIIATGDYELADYTSKISQGKLLNRADKTDDGNIIVPTSFYIGDVEFSIFTGGKSPLMAKKLRKKIQSIITDDEILEIRIQDYARKKLKNTVENPKRRREILYEILDDVNIKEAIKNKDFDKIEVLVDKLIKDKT; translated from the coding sequence ATGTCCTGGTTAAGCCTTTATTTTGATGTTAAAGATAAAAATATTTTTGTTTTAGGTACTGGTGAAGTTGCTACTCGTAGAGCAATTAGATTTTTAGATAAAGGGGCAAATCTTGTTCTTGCTGGTGATAAGTTAAATAATTTGCTTGTTGAAAAAGGAGCTAAACTTATTAAAATATATACTAATTTATATGTATTTGATGAAGATACTCAAATTAAATATATGGAATCAAATAAGAAACTTATTAAAAGAGAAGTTGAAAAAGCAGATTTTATAATTATTGCAACTGGTGATTATGAACTTGCAGATTATACTTCAAAGATTTCACAAGGAAAGCTTTTAAATAGAGCGGATAAAACTGATGATGGAAATATTATAGTTCCTACTAGTTTTTATATTGGTGATGTTGAATTTTCAATATTTACTGGTGGTAAAAGTCCACTTATGGCAAAAAAATTAAGAAAAAAGATTCAATCTATAATTACTGATGATGAAATTTTAGAAATAAGAATTCAAGATTATGCAAGAAAAAAACTTAAAAATACTGTGGAAAATCCTAAAAGAAGAAGAGAAATTCTTTATGAGATTTTAGATGATGTTAATATAAAAGAAGCTATTAAAAATAAAGATTTTGATAAAATTGAAGTTCTTGTTGATAAATTAATTAAAGATAAAACTTAA
- a CDS encoding GTP cyclohydrolase III — MIQMTLIQIDNYGPWTVTPRPRNESDLQILQAELFADVQRQFAMKKGLVFFTRFDNMLAITNGLNEEDHLRIQRSIRNRYPITISMGVGAARTPHEAQLKATLALQHEGGAQSSNRKEILAIDSMADSDDSYVQVAHVDINSVTETLTDKESAFDTNFMVNKAQHYLMTKLIKKGALLFFIGGDNFMAPCNGLSEDEIKEILIQIKDEIGIGLKAGIGRGRNAEDAAYMADLGLRKIRRGHNIEWTEVFEKGC; from the coding sequence ATGATTCAAATGACATTAATACAAATTGATAATTATGGTCCATGGACTGTTACTCCAAGACCTCGTAATGAGTCTGACCTTCAAATTTTACAAGCTGAATTGTTTGCAGATGTTCAAAGACAGTTTGCAATGAAAAAAGGTTTAGTCTTCTTCACACGTTTTGATAATATGTTAGCTATTACAAATGGTTTAAATGAAGAAGATCATTTAAGAATACAAAGATCTATAAGAAATAGATATCCTATTACTATAAGTATGGGAGTAGGTGCAGCAAGAACACCACACGAAGCTCAATTAAAAGCAACTCTTGCATTACAACATGAAGGTGGTGCTCAATCATCAAATAGAAAAGAAATTTTAGCTATTGATTCTATGGCTGATTCTGATGATTCTTATGTTCAAGTTGCTCATGTTGATATTAATAGTGTTACAGAAACATTAACAGATAAAGAATCTGCTTTTGATACAAATTTTATGGTAAATAAGGCACAACATTATTTAATGACTAAACTTATTAAGAAAGGAGCATTATTGTTTTTTATAGGTGGAGATAATTTTATGGCTCCATGTAATGGTTTATCTGAAGATGAAATTAAAGAAATTTTAATTCAAATTAAAGATGAAATTGGCATTGGTCTTAAAGCGGGTATTGGTAGAGGAAGAAATGCTGAAGATGCTGCATATATGGCTGATTTAGGTCTAAGAAAAATCCGTAGAGGACATAATATAGAATGGACTGAAGTTTTTGAAAAAGGTTGTTGA
- a CDS encoding methanogenesis marker 9 domain-containing protein has translation MSWENMPSHICRGGDLRGLTFCCPPVKPCPLLNALHEAGLSPQEYVDIKTKFAKETRLGEGPGTCFGSLVWCCKPTKPCPLRDMSMRNINMSVEEYTNLKKQLSEELVAKSKVKNTDDENVTALVNAFQIEPDEARKVLSDCGDDLRMAIKILRVKSLKEESD, from the coding sequence ATGTCTTGGGAGAATATGCCTTCACATATATGTAGGGGAGGAGACCTTAGGGGATTAACTTTTTGTTGTCCACCAGTTAAACCATGTCCACTTTTAAATGCATTACATGAAGCTGGACTTTCACCTCAAGAATATGTTGATATTAAAACTAAATTTGCTAAAGAAACAAGATTAGGGGAAGGTCCTGGAACCTGTTTTGGTTCTTTAGTTTGGTGTTGTAAGCCTACTAAACCATGTCCATTAAGGGATATGTCTATGAGAAACATTAACATGAGTGTTGAAGAGTATACTAATTTGAAAAAACAATTATCTGAAGAATTAGTTGCAAAATCTAAAGTCAAAAATACTGATGATGAAAATGTTACTGCTCTTGTAAATGCATTCCAGATTGAACCTGATGAGGCTAGGAAAGTTTTATCTGATTGTGGGGATGATTTAAGAATGGCTATTAAAATTTTAAGAGTTAAATCATTAAAAGAAGAATCTGATTAA
- the atwA gene encoding methyl coenzyme M reductase system, component A2, whose protein sequence is MEFITLKNINKSFNGVQVLKDINLELDEGETLGILGRSGSGKSVLINMMRGTKEYAPDSGEMIFHVAICPKCLHVEAPSKAGEKCPECGETLELRDINLWNCDRLEFNAIKRRIAIMLQRNFALYDEATVIENVLKAMGDEGEYEERIYKALDILEMVQMSHRVTHIARDLSGGEKQRVVIARQIAKNPMLFLADEPTGTLDPQTAETLHRNLQNAIKDKGITMVITSHWPEVMEKLADKVIWLEDGEIAHSGDPVKVVESFLDTVPIPKKVESHESGAPVVKIEDVKKHYYSIERGVVKAVDGVSLEIKDQEIFGIVGLSGAGKTTLTKMIKGLTEPSSGKVSIKLGDDWIDMSQPGPLARGRVIPYIGLLHQEFSLYPYRDVLGNLSNSISLDLPAEFAKIQALHVLEAVGFTSQQVSEILTKYPDELSEGEKHRVAIAQVLIKEPNIVMLDEPTGTMDPITRVIVTDSILKARDELKQTFIIVSHDMDFVLDVCDRAGLMRGGKLLDVGTPEEIVKKLTSSEKEDMLKNQ, encoded by the coding sequence ATGGAATTTATTACATTAAAAAATATTAATAAATCTTTTAATGGAGTTCAGGTCTTAAAAGATATTAATTTAGAACTTGATGAAGGTGAAACATTAGGTATTTTAGGTCGTAGTGGATCTGGAAAATCTGTTTTAATAAATATGATGCGTGGAACTAAAGAATATGCACCAGATAGTGGAGAAATGATTTTCCATGTAGCAATATGTCCTAAATGTTTACATGTAGAAGCTCCTTCTAAAGCAGGGGAGAAATGTCCTGAATGTGGAGAAACTTTAGAGTTAAGAGATATTAATTTATGGAACTGTGATAGATTAGAATTTAATGCAATTAAAAGAAGAATTGCTATTATGCTTCAAAGAAACTTTGCATTATATGATGAAGCTACAGTAATTGAAAATGTACTTAAAGCTATGGGTGATGAAGGAGAATATGAAGAAAGAATTTATAAAGCTTTAGATATTCTTGAAATGGTTCAAATGAGTCATAGGGTTACTCATATTGCTCGTGATTTAAGTGGTGGAGAAAAACAAAGGGTAGTAATTGCAAGGCAAATAGCTAAAAATCCTATGTTATTCTTAGCTGATGAACCTACTGGAACATTAGATCCACAAACTGCAGAAACACTTCATAGAAATCTTCAAAATGCAATTAAAGATAAAGGAATTACTATGGTAATTACTTCTCACTGGCCAGAGGTTATGGAAAAATTAGCAGATAAAGTTATATGGTTAGAAGATGGAGAAATTGCTCATTCTGGAGATCCTGTAAAAGTTGTTGAATCTTTCTTAGATACAGTACCAATTCCTAAAAAAGTTGAATCTCATGAATCTGGTGCACCTGTTGTAAAAATTGAAGATGTTAAAAAACATTATTATTCAATTGAAAGAGGAGTAGTCAAAGCTGTTGATGGTGTTTCTCTTGAAATTAAAGATCAAGAAATTTTTGGAATTGTTGGATTAAGTGGTGCAGGAAAAACAACATTAACTAAAATGATTAAAGGTCTTACTGAACCTAGTTCTGGTAAAGTTTCTATTAAATTAGGTGATGATTGGATTGATATGTCACAACCAGGACCACTTGCAAGAGGTCGTGTAATTCCATATATTGGTTTATTACATCAAGAATTTTCATTATATCCTTATAGGGATGTTCTTGGAAACCTTTCAAATTCAATAAGTTTAGATTTACCTGCAGAATTTGCTAAAATCCAAGCTTTGCATGTTCTTGAAGCAGTAGGTTTCACTTCTCAACAAGTAAGTGAAATCTTAACTAAATATCCTGATGAATTAAGTGAAGGAGAAAAACATAGAGTAGCTATTGCACAAGTACTTATTAAAGAACCAAATATAGTAATGCTTGATGAACCAACAGGTACTATGGATCCAATTACAAGAGTTATTGTTACTGATTCAATACTTAAAGCTCGTGATGAATTAAAACAAACATTCATTATAGTTTCTCACGATATGGACTTCGTCCTTGATGTTTGTGATCGTGCTGGTTTAATGAGAGGAGGAAAACTCCTTGATGTTGGTACTCCTGAAGAAATTGTTAAAAAATTAACTTCATCTGAAAAAGAGGATATGCTTAAAAATCAATAA
- the hemA gene encoding glutamyl-tRNA reductase yields MIFNIRVDYKMVDIKTMEIVYNDLKELFNNIREKFQINEYVEISTCNRHEFYIHSDAFAIENVFNDFTNENIVIESGEDSVFHLFRMSSSLESMIVGEDQILGQIKDSKKKAEKEGHLGKVLDTLFTKAIHVGQEVRSKTNINKGHISMGSAAVDLAEEYLGDLQDKCVLVIGAGKMGALVAKALAEKNLKAIFVANRTYYKATKLAEELNGQAIFFDDLYKYLPISDVIISATGSPHTIITKSRIEEATNKIKKDTNKDYTNHKIVIIDIANPRDVSEDVKEIGVNLFNIDDLRGIAEKTANERKKEVKEAENIINYEFDLLKNSFKIMEIDNILASLRSSMENIRQREAEKAIVKLADVDGSIKIIDNLTNSIVNKIFFDISKNIKKAACNNDEDLIRAAEIFFLNNNEDN; encoded by the coding sequence TTGATATTTAATATTCGTGTTGATTATAAAATGGTTGATATAAAAACTATGGAAATAGTTTATAATGATTTAAAAGAATTATTTAATAATATTCGGGAAAAATTTCAGATAAATGAATATGTGGAAATATCTACATGTAATAGACATGAGTTTTATATACATTCTGATGCTTTTGCAATAGAAAATGTTTTTAATGATTTTACTAATGAAAATATTGTTATTGAATCTGGAGAAGATTCTGTATTTCATTTATTTAGAATGAGTTCTTCTTTAGAATCTATGATTGTTGGTGAAGATCAGATTCTTGGTCAAATTAAAGATTCTAAGAAAAAAGCTGAAAAAGAAGGACATTTAGGTAAAGTTTTAGATACTTTATTTACTAAAGCAATTCATGTTGGTCAAGAAGTTAGAAGTAAAACTAATATTAATAAAGGACACATTTCTATGGGTTCTGCTGCAGTAGATCTTGCAGAGGAATATTTAGGAGATTTACAAGATAAATGTGTTTTAGTAATTGGTGCAGGTAAAATGGGGGCTCTTGTTGCTAAAGCATTAGCTGAAAAAAATTTAAAAGCTATATTTGTAGCTAATAGAACTTATTATAAAGCGACTAAATTGGCAGAAGAATTAAATGGTCAAGCAATATTTTTCGATGATTTATATAAGTATCTTCCAATTTCTGATGTTATTATAAGTGCTACAGGATCTCCTCATACAATTATAACAAAAAGTCGTATTGAAGAAGCTACAAATAAAATAAAAAAAGATACTAATAAAGATTATACTAATCATAAAATTGTTATAATTGATATTGCTAATCCTCGTGATGTTTCTGAAGATGTTAAAGAGATTGGTGTTAATTTATTTAATATTGATGACTTAAGAGGGATTGCTGAAAAAACTGCTAATGAAAGGAAAAAAGAAGTTAAAGAAGCAGAAAATATAATCAATTATGAATTTGATTTACTTAAAAATTCATTTAAAATAATGGAAATTGATAATATTCTTGCTAGTTTAAGATCATCTATGGAAAATATACGCCAACGTGAAGCTGAAAAAGCAATTGTTAAGTTGGCTGATGTAGATGGAAGTATAAAAATTATAGATAATTTAACAAATTCAATTGTTAATAAAATTTTCTTTGATATTTCTAAAAATATTAAGAAAGCAGCTTGTAATAATGATGAAGATTTAATAAGGGCTGCAGAAATATTTTTTTTAAATAATAATGAAGATAATTAG